One Natrinema marinum genomic window carries:
- a CDS encoding S26 family signal peptidase, which yields MNGRDAGDSGRPHADSRAGRPGADEHPSDDASVGDPRPLGDRSARVRRDETVRIEDGLVRWFLETDDRTVSAVRVVLASLAIVAIVGLLLFLISGQFPVLVAIESGSMTPNMHAGDIVFVVEEGRFAGDGAVEGTGVVTLEQGRENGYRKFGKPGDVIVFRPNGDPTATPVIHRAHFWVEAGENWVQTTADPGSLEGATCADIRSCPAPHDGFVTKGDANPAYDQLPRSGSETTVVSPDWVTGKAMFKMPQLGMIRLLVDSIRSAVGLGSIIGVVLAGAVALLLFGALAGSDRGGS from the coding sequence ATGAACGGGCGCGACGCCGGCGACTCGGGCCGTCCCCACGCCGATTCCCGAGCCGGACGGCCGGGAGCCGACGAGCACCCGAGCGACGACGCTTCGGTCGGCGATCCGCGGCCGCTGGGGGATCGCTCGGCTCGAGTCCGGCGCGACGAGACCGTCCGAATCGAAGACGGACTCGTTCGCTGGTTCCTCGAGACCGACGACCGAACGGTGTCGGCCGTCCGCGTCGTCCTGGCGAGCCTCGCCATCGTCGCGATCGTCGGGCTCCTGCTGTTCTTAATTAGCGGCCAGTTTCCGGTGCTCGTCGCCATCGAAAGCGGGAGTATGACGCCGAACATGCACGCCGGCGATATCGTCTTCGTCGTCGAGGAGGGCCGGTTCGCCGGCGACGGTGCCGTCGAGGGAACCGGCGTCGTCACCCTCGAGCAAGGGCGAGAAAACGGCTATCGAAAGTTCGGGAAGCCCGGAGACGTGATCGTCTTCCGGCCGAACGGCGACCCGACCGCGACGCCGGTGATCCACCGCGCACACTTCTGGGTCGAGGCAGGCGAAAACTGGGTGCAGACGACGGCCGATCCCGGCTCTCTCGAGGGCGCGACCTGCGCGGACATCCGCTCGTGTCCGGCACCCCACGACGGGTTCGTGACGAAAGGCGACGCCAACCCGGCGTACGACCAGCTGCCACGCTCCGGGTCGGAGACCACCGTCGTCAGCCCCGACTGGGTCACCGGCAAAGCGATGTTCAAGATGCCGCAACTCGGCATGATTCGACTACTGGTCGACTCGATTCGCTCGGCGGTCGGCCTCGGCTCGATCATCGGCGTCGTCTTGGCAGGTGCGGTCGCGCTACTCCTGTTCGGAGCCCTCGCCGGATCGGACAGGGGCGGCTCGTAA
- a CDS encoding DNA-directed DNA polymerase II small subunit produces MPLEAPARIVSELTSRGYNVEREAVTRLAAADDPSAALERVLEGVPDDALVVRTNHVTAALSTADAADVVDGQGLADGGAVDPASTAANASPPAESTPSVSTGTDLPTAGESTDRSPVETEGSSRIERSVDPALRSLEIVGDMTGESTGTGEYSDFVSVFRDRLDRLGGKLRGRVNHRPASAIQNMPGGSEAGMVGLVNDIRSTASGHWLIELEDATGTFPWLVMKDREYVDLVDELLCDEVLAMEGTLADDSGIAFVDSMYFPDVPRTHEPSTADRHVQAALISDVHVGSQEFMADAWNAFADWLHTEQAQHVEYLLIAGDMVEGVGVYPDQDEELDIVDIYEQYEAFNEHLKQVPGDLEIVMIPGNHDAVRLAEPQPGFDEELRGIMSAHDPQIVSNPSTVTVEGVSVLMYHGVSLDEVIAELPEEKASYDDPHKAMYHLLKKRHVAPQFGGHTRLAPEERDYLVMEEVPDIFHTGHVHKLGFGKYHNVLAINSGCWQAQTDFQKSVNIDPDAGFAPIVDLDTLDVTVQKFS; encoded by the coding sequence GTGCCACTCGAGGCTCCGGCGCGGATCGTCAGCGAACTCACGAGCCGCGGCTACAACGTCGAGCGCGAGGCGGTCACCCGGCTCGCCGCCGCCGACGATCCGAGCGCGGCCCTCGAGCGCGTGCTCGAGGGGGTTCCCGACGACGCGCTGGTCGTTCGGACAAACCACGTGACGGCCGCGCTCTCGACGGCCGACGCCGCGGACGTCGTCGATGGGCAGGGACTCGCCGATGGCGGTGCCGTCGATCCGGCTTCGACGGCCGCGAACGCGTCTCCCCCCGCCGAGTCGACCCCCTCCGTTTCAACTGGAACTGACCTACCCACGGCCGGCGAATCGACCGATCGATCTCCAGTCGAAACGGAGGGGTCGTCTCGCATCGAACGCTCCGTGGATCCCGCCCTGCGGTCGCTCGAGATCGTCGGCGATATGACCGGCGAGAGCACGGGAACCGGCGAGTACAGCGACTTCGTCTCCGTCTTTCGCGACCGACTCGACAGACTCGGCGGCAAGCTCCGCGGCCGAGTCAACCACCGGCCGGCCTCGGCGATCCAGAACATGCCCGGCGGTAGCGAGGCCGGGATGGTCGGGCTGGTCAACGATATCCGGTCGACCGCCAGCGGCCACTGGCTGATCGAACTCGAGGACGCGACCGGGACCTTCCCGTGGCTCGTGATGAAAGACCGGGAGTACGTCGACCTCGTCGACGAATTGCTGTGCGACGAGGTGCTGGCGATGGAGGGGACGCTGGCGGACGACTCGGGGATCGCCTTCGTCGACTCGATGTACTTCCCGGATGTCCCCCGGACCCACGAGCCGTCGACGGCCGACCGCCACGTGCAGGCGGCGCTGATCAGCGACGTCCACGTCGGCAGCCAGGAGTTCATGGCGGACGCCTGGAACGCCTTTGCCGATTGGCTTCACACCGAGCAGGCCCAGCACGTCGAGTACCTGCTGATCGCCGGCGACATGGTCGAGGGCGTCGGCGTCTATCCCGATCAGGACGAGGAACTCGACATCGTCGACATCTACGAGCAGTACGAGGCGTTCAACGAGCACCTGAAGCAAGTACCCGGCGACCTCGAGATCGTCATGATCCCCGGCAACCACGACGCGGTCCGCCTCGCGGAACCACAGCCGGGGTTCGACGAGGAACTCCGGGGGATCATGTCCGCCCACGACCCACAGATCGTGAGCAACCCCTCGACGGTGACCGTAGAGGGGGTCTCCGTCCTGATGTACCACGGCGTCTCGCTGGACGAAGTCATCGCGGAACTCCCCGAGGAGAAAGCCAGCTACGACGACCCCCACAAGGCGATGTACCACCTCCTCAAGAAGCGCCACGTCGCGCCGCAGTTCGGCGGCCACACGCGCCTCGCGCCCGAAGAGCGCGATTACCTCGTGATGGAGGAAGTCCCCGACATCTTCCATACCGGTCACGTCCACAAACTCGGCTTCGGCAAGTACCACAACGTCCTCGCAATCAACTCCGGCTGCTGGCAGGCCCAGACTGACTTCCAGAAGAGCGTCAACATCGACCCCGACGCCGGCTTCGCCCCGATCGTCGATCTGGATACGCTCGACGTGACGGTCCAGAAGTTTTCCTGA
- a CDS encoding aspartate kinase, which yields MRVVAKFGGTSLGSGDRINRAADSIAAAVEDGHEIAVVASAMGSTTDELLDEITFETDEADRAQIVSMGERTSVRMLKAALSARGIDATFLEPGSDEWPIVTDEYGEVDVEETQRRAAKVAAELDGTVPVITGFLAEGPDGSITTLGRGGSDTTAVMMGKYMDADEVVIVTDVEGVMTGDPHVVEGARNVGEISVDELRNLSFRGAEVVAPSALSYKDGKLDVRVVHYQHGDLLSGGTSIEGEFRNLVDLRERPLACLTVAGRAIRNQPGIFNHLSEALAESDVNIDAVASGMDTVTFYIDEEEAERAENILHREVIARDELSSVTVDSPVAVIRVTGGELPNQPGIISEIVNPLAEARIHLNDIITSATSVALFVDWDDREETLELTQDLF from the coding sequence ATGCGCGTCGTAGCCAAGTTCGGTGGGACGAGTCTGGGGAGCGGCGACCGGATCAACCGCGCCGCCGACTCGATCGCCGCGGCCGTCGAGGATGGCCACGAGATCGCCGTCGTCGCCAGCGCCATGGGGTCGACCACGGACGAACTGCTCGACGAGATCACCTTCGAGACCGACGAGGCCGACCGCGCCCAGATCGTCAGCATGGGCGAGCGAACGTCGGTTCGGATGCTCAAGGCTGCCCTGTCGGCCCGCGGCATCGACGCGACCTTTTTAGAGCCTGGCAGTGACGAGTGGCCGATCGTCACCGACGAGTACGGCGAGGTCGATGTCGAGGAGACCCAGCGACGCGCTGCGAAGGTCGCCGCGGAACTCGATGGGACGGTGCCGGTCATCACCGGCTTCCTCGCGGAGGGGCCGGACGGTTCGATCACCACGCTCGGCCGGGGCGGCAGCGACACCACGGCGGTCATGATGGGCAAGTACATGGACGCCGACGAGGTCGTCATCGTGACCGACGTCGAGGGCGTCATGACCGGCGATCCCCACGTCGTCGAAGGGGCCCGCAACGTCGGCGAAATCTCCGTCGACGAACTTCGGAATCTGTCCTTCCGCGGGGCCGAGGTCGTCGCTCCCTCCGCGCTGTCGTACAAGGACGGCAAACTCGACGTTCGTGTCGTCCACTACCAGCACGGCGACCTCCTCTCGGGCGGGACGAGCATCGAAGGCGAGTTCCGGAACCTCGTCGACCTGCGCGAGCGGCCGCTGGCCTGTCTGACCGTCGCCGGTCGGGCGATCCGCAACCAGCCCGGCATCTTCAACCACCTCTCGGAGGCGCTTGCCGAGAGCGACGTCAACATCGACGCCGTCGCCAGCGGCATGGACACCGTCACGTTCTACATCGACGAGGAAGAGGCCGAACGCGCCGAGAACATCCTCCACCGCGAGGTCATCGCTCGCGACGAACTCTCCTCGGTCACCGTCGACTCGCCGGTCGCCGTCATCCGCGTCACCGGCGGCGAACTCCCCAACCAGCCGGGGATCATCAGCGAGATCGTCAACCCCCTCGCCGAGGCGCGCATCCACCTGAACGATATCATCACGAGCGCGACCAGCGTCGCCCTCTTCGTCGACTGGGACGACCGCGAGGAGACCTTAGAGCTCACTCAGGACCTGTTCTGA
- a CDS encoding GNAT family N-acetyltransferase, whose translation MFVRTATPDDALEVRRILDAALLEPGDVEERIAAGDVLVAGDRRGGTETDGHGGSSDGDDGSERILGTAVLEPIAADSGAHVGAIGVRRRHRGQGIGRALIERALEREGRLTARFDDGVRPFYERLGFSIEPIDERRNRGVAVTAERA comes from the coding sequence ATGTTCGTCCGTACCGCCACCCCAGACGACGCCCTCGAGGTCCGACGGATCCTCGACGCCGCGTTGCTCGAGCCCGGCGACGTCGAGGAGCGGATCGCCGCCGGGGACGTCCTCGTCGCGGGCGATCGACGAGGGGGAACGGAGACCGACGGCCACGGTGGCAGTAGCGACGGCGACGACGGCAGCGAGCGGATCCTCGGCACGGCCGTCCTCGAGCCCATAGCGGCCGACTCCGGCGCGCACGTCGGCGCGATCGGCGTCCGGCGTCGCCATCGGGGCCAGGGGATCGGCCGAGCGTTGATCGAACGCGCCCTCGAACGCGAGGGACGGCTCACGGCCCGGTTCGACGACGGCGTGCGCCCGTTCTACGAGCGACTGGGGTTTTCGATCGAGCCGATCGACGAGCGGCGAAACCGCGGCGTCGCGGTGACCGCCGAGCGCGCGTGA
- a CDS encoding redoxin domain-containing protein, translated as MHSNPVEVALPNVGPGPDPLALVDLTEPVVPTDPTTTDESDPTYDAVVLLLHRDHHAGQCRRQVRAIGDRYDEFRERGCEVVSIVPEPRERVREWQEQYELPYPICADPEARLGDAFDQPVRLGTLGRRFDLVGRMPAAIVFDVRDADTDELPIAAAYRGETILDRPEIDALLAQADRCS; from the coding sequence ATGCACAGCAACCCCGTCGAGGTGGCCCTGCCGAACGTCGGACCGGGGCCGGATCCGCTCGCGCTCGTGGACCTGACCGAACCGGTCGTGCCGACCGATCCGACGACGACCGACGAGTCGGATCCCACCTACGACGCCGTCGTCCTGTTGCTCCACCGCGACCACCACGCCGGGCAGTGTCGCCGGCAGGTCCGGGCGATCGGCGACCGGTACGACGAGTTCCGCGAGCGGGGCTGTGAGGTCGTCTCGATCGTCCCCGAACCGCGCGAGCGGGTCCGAGAGTGGCAAGAGCAGTACGAGCTGCCGTACCCGATCTGCGCGGACCCGGAGGCGAGGCTCGGCGACGCCTTCGACCAGCCCGTTCGTCTCGGCACGCTCGGCCGGCGGTTCGACCTCGTCGGCCGGATGCCCGCCGCGATCGTGTTCGACGTGCGCGACGCCGACACGGACGAGTTGCCGATCGCCGCGGCCTACCGCGGCGAAACGATCCTCGACCGACCCGAAATCGACGCCCTGTTGGCCCAGGCCGACCGCTGTTCGTGA
- the samp2 gene encoding ubiquitin-like small modifier protein SAMP2 — protein MHVTVDVKGEDTFELELEAVADAEADESAGGSEADTTPTYADLLREIDLSPHEVSVLVDGRPVPEDQPVEHDHVTVLRLIKGGSDARSSNEPPATADERRRRVDAGE, from the coding sequence ATGCACGTCACCGTCGACGTCAAGGGCGAGGATACCTTCGAACTCGAACTCGAGGCGGTGGCAGACGCCGAGGCGGACGAGAGCGCTGGCGGTTCCGAGGCCGATACGACGCCGACCTACGCGGACCTGCTCCGCGAGATCGATCTGAGCCCCCACGAAGTGAGCGTCCTCGTCGACGGGCGACCGGTCCCGGAGGATCAGCCGGTCGAACACGACCACGTGACGGTGTTGCGGCTCATCAAGGGCGGCAGCGACGCCCGCTCGAGTAACGAACCGCCCGCGACGGCCGACGAAAGGAGACGACGGGTCGACGCAGGGGAGTGA
- a CDS encoding bactofilin family protein, which yields MDGENHRSRLVVALLVAVVIIGIVPMTVAAQSGAQAGGTVVVDEGETVDDLEAFGGTVVVRGTVTGDVSAVGGDVTIANTGQVNGDLEAAGGSVTIAGAVNGNVEAAGGSVTVTESGTVGGEFTAGGGNVVVDGTLESDAVIGADTIRLGDTASIAGDLRYDGDLQGNTDAVAGAIQEDSSLGIDVAPTVQPFASWLFAVYAFAVNLLLGAALLALFPRFSGGVADSVSTGPLRSGLAGLGVFVGIPILLIALAITVVGIPLAVLGAIAFALLLWIGTVYGQFAVAAWLLSAVGIGNRWLALVVGLLGGAALSRLPIVGGAINFVFLLLGLGAIARGLYGHRRRARERERDRRVGPGTDEPTTD from the coding sequence ATGGATGGGGAAAACCACCGATCACGGCTCGTCGTCGCGTTGCTGGTCGCGGTCGTGATCATCGGTATCGTTCCGATGACGGTCGCCGCCCAGTCCGGCGCACAGGCCGGCGGCACCGTCGTTGTCGACGAGGGAGAGACGGTCGACGACCTCGAGGCGTTCGGCGGCACGGTCGTCGTTCGCGGCACGGTCACCGGCGACGTGAGCGCCGTCGGGGGCGACGTGACGATCGCGAACACGGGTCAGGTCAACGGCGATCTCGAGGCGGCCGGCGGGAGCGTGACCATCGCGGGAGCCGTCAACGGAAACGTCGAGGCCGCCGGTGGGAGCGTGACGGTGACCGAGTCCGGCACCGTCGGCGGCGAGTTTACGGCCGGCGGCGGGAACGTAGTCGTCGACGGGACCCTCGAGAGCGACGCGGTGATCGGCGCGGACACGATCCGACTGGGCGACACCGCCTCGATCGCGGGCGACCTGCGATACGACGGCGATCTGCAGGGCAACACCGATGCGGTCGCGGGCGCGATTCAGGAAGATTCCTCGCTCGGCATCGACGTGGCGCCGACAGTCCAACCGTTCGCGTCGTGGCTGTTCGCGGTCTACGCCTTCGCGGTGAACCTGCTGCTCGGGGCCGCGCTGCTCGCGCTGTTCCCGCGGTTCTCCGGCGGCGTCGCCGACAGCGTCTCGACGGGCCCGCTGCGCTCCGGGCTGGCCGGGCTCGGCGTCTTCGTCGGCATCCCGATACTGCTGATCGCGCTCGCGATCACCGTCGTCGGGATTCCGCTCGCGGTCCTCGGCGCGATCGCGTTCGCCCTGCTACTGTGGATCGGCACCGTCTACGGCCAGTTCGCCGTCGCGGCGTGGCTCCTCTCGGCGGTCGGAATCGGGAACCGCTGGCTGGCGCTCGTCGTCGGGCTACTCGGCGGGGCCGCCCTCTCGAGACTCCCCATCGTCGGCGGCGCGATCAACTTCGTCTTCCTGCTGCTAGGGCTCGGTGCGATCGCCCGCGGGCTGTACGGACACCGGCGGCGGGCTCGAGAGCGGGAGCGCGATCGACGGGTCGGTCCCGGCACCGACGAGCCGACGACCGACTGA
- a CDS encoding replication factor C small subunit produces the protein MSEADAEAAEPTPGKTEVWIEKYRPERLDEIKGHENIVPRLQRYVEQDDLPHLMFAGPAGTGKTTAAQAIAREVYDDDWRENFLELNASDQRGIDVVRDRIKDFARSSFGGYDHRIIFLDEADALTSDAQSALRRTMEQFSNNTRFILSCNYSSQIIDPIQSRCAVFRFTELTEDAIEAQVREIAAEEGIAVTDDGVDALVYAADGDMRKAINALQAAAVMGETVDEETVFAITATARPEEVEAMVDHAIAGDFTAARAALEDLLTDRGLAGGDVIDQLHRSAWEFDIPEQATVRLLERLGEVDYRITEGANERLQLEAMLASLALENEA, from the coding sequence ATGAGCGAGGCCGACGCCGAGGCAGCGGAGCCCACCCCCGGGAAGACGGAAGTCTGGATCGAGAAGTACCGACCGGAGCGCCTCGACGAGATCAAGGGCCACGAGAACATCGTCCCGCGACTCCAGCGGTACGTCGAGCAGGACGACCTGCCGCATCTCATGTTCGCGGGGCCGGCGGGTACGGGCAAAACCACCGCCGCACAGGCCATCGCCCGCGAGGTCTACGACGACGACTGGCGCGAGAACTTCCTCGAGTTGAACGCCTCCGACCAGCGCGGGATCGACGTCGTCCGCGACCGGATCAAGGACTTCGCGCGCTCGAGTTTCGGCGGCTACGACCACCGCATCATCTTCTTGGACGAGGCCGACGCGCTGACCTCCGACGCCCAGTCGGCCCTGCGCCGGACGATGGAGCAGTTCTCGAACAACACGCGCTTTATTCTCTCGTGTAACTACTCGAGCCAGATCATCGATCCGATCCAGTCGCGGTGTGCGGTCTTCCGATTCACCGAGCTCACCGAGGACGCCATCGAGGCCCAGGTCCGCGAAATCGCCGCCGAAGAGGGGATCGCAGTCACCGACGACGGCGTCGACGCCTTGGTCTACGCGGCCGACGGCGACATGCGGAAGGCGATCAACGCTTTGCAGGCCGCCGCAGTGATGGGCGAGACCGTCGACGAGGAGACCGTCTTCGCGATCACTGCCACCGCCCGCCCCGAGGAGGTCGAGGCGATGGTCGATCACGCCATCGCCGGCGACTTCACCGCCGCCCGCGCCGCCTTGGAGGACCTGCTGACCGACCGCGGCCTCGCCGGCGGCGACGTGATCGACCAACTGCACCGCTCCGCCTGGGAGTTCGATATCCCCGAACAGGCGACCGTCCGGCTGCTCGAGCGGCTGGGCGAAGTCGACTACCGGATCACCGAGGGTGCGAACGAACGGCTCCAACTCGAGGCGATGCTGGCGTCGCTGGCGCTCGAGAACGAGGCGTAG
- a CDS encoding GAF domain-containing protein: MTQPPATTRPRTILYVAATDAAASDGADALETVESGPDRSVRPATTVERVRNWAPAVDCVVFGETPTTAAGSTLLEVADACGETPLVLFCDPSYAPTAARSTDGIDGYVRCDTDDAVRHLADEVEWVCHDAGPDDAAGDEPIVAAASPAVDWRPANRLLESVPDLVACRDRDRLFELVVEAAAAAIERDHCWLSTVHFGEFVPRATTAAISDANLASVPRTGPLGDALQAGEPVRIDDFADEDRLSAPLEGSRSLCCVPMADSGILQVAAPEANGFDERDADLLSAWGAVAAAVLERIDAAESRGRELQRLRESRERLVAKRNDLETDRDELAAERDQLAAERDQLIAERDRYRSLFENVPEPAIRYEIDDGQPVVRTVNDTFTDVFGTDPESVVDHPVDEDTVPPGLEHRRATLLEALRSGERRQLVSRRETAAGVREFLLTLIPLEANAGGESGASDGHNPEGLIIYSDVTEHNRRERELAAAESRLETIADLVDDDARTPLNVARGYLELAAETGDREHFAEVDDAQERLREHLDRLVAIAREDDVLVDTEPVAVHDVARRAWVAVETGDARLVTRSPENRVLEADKTRLRELFERLFQAVADETDDGDDENGAASTGAGDATAVVTVGATDDGFYVARRAAETDAEVVDGGLETDPVPGRLAAADGTGFGLGTVERIADAHGWNVGVAEDESRIAFAFRGVDARDGE, encoded by the coding sequence ATGACGCAGCCGCCAGCGACCACGCGACCGCGGACGATCCTCTACGTCGCCGCGACCGACGCGGCCGCCAGCGACGGCGCCGACGCGCTCGAGACCGTCGAGTCGGGACCGGACCGCTCCGTTCGGCCGGCGACGACGGTCGAACGCGTCCGGAACTGGGCGCCGGCGGTGGACTGCGTCGTCTTCGGCGAGACGCCGACGACCGCGGCGGGGTCGACCCTGCTCGAAGTAGCCGACGCCTGCGGCGAGACGCCGCTGGTCCTCTTTTGCGATCCGTCGTACGCGCCGACGGCCGCTCGATCGACCGACGGGATCGACGGCTACGTCCGCTGCGATACCGACGACGCCGTCAGACACCTCGCAGACGAGGTCGAGTGGGTGTGCCACGACGCCGGCCCGGACGACGCGGCAGGCGACGAGCCGATCGTCGCGGCCGCCTCGCCAGCCGTGGACTGGCGACCAGCGAACCGGCTTCTCGAGTCGGTCCCCGACCTCGTCGCCTGCCGCGACCGCGACCGGCTCTTCGAACTGGTGGTCGAGGCCGCGGCCGCCGCCATAGAGCGCGATCACTGCTGGCTGTCGACGGTCCACTTCGGCGAGTTCGTCCCGCGAGCGACCACGGCCGCGATTTCGGACGCCAACCTCGCGTCCGTCCCGCGAACGGGGCCGCTCGGCGACGCCCTGCAGGCGGGCGAGCCCGTTCGCATCGACGACTTCGCGGACGAGGACCGGCTATCGGCACCGCTCGAGGGGAGTCGATCGCTGTGTTGCGTGCCGATGGCCGACAGCGGCATCCTGCAGGTCGCCGCCCCCGAAGCGAACGGGTTCGACGAGCGCGACGCCGACCTGCTGTCGGCGTGGGGAGCGGTCGCGGCCGCAGTCCTCGAGCGGATCGACGCCGCGGAAAGCCGCGGGAGAGAACTGCAGCGCCTGCGGGAGAGCCGGGAACGGCTCGTCGCCAAACGGAATGATCTAGAAACTGACCGCGACGAATTGGCTGCCGAGCGTGACCAACTGGCGGCCGAGCGTGACCAACTGATCGCCGAGCGCGACCGCTACCGCTCGCTGTTCGAGAACGTCCCGGAGCCGGCGATCCGCTACGAGATCGACGACGGCCAGCCGGTCGTCAGAACGGTCAACGACACCTTCACCGATGTTTTCGGCACCGACCCCGAATCGGTCGTCGATCACCCCGTCGACGAGGACACCGTCCCGCCGGGGCTCGAGCACCGGCGAGCAACGCTGCTCGAGGCGCTGCGGTCGGGCGAGCGCCGCCAACTCGTCAGCCGCCGAGAGACTGCAGCGGGCGTCCGCGAGTTCCTGCTGACGCTGATCCCGCTCGAGGCGAACGCCGGCGGAGAAAGCGGTGCTTCCGACGGTCACAACCCCGAAGGCCTGATCATCTACAGCGACGTGACCGAGCACAACCGCCGGGAGCGGGAACTGGCCGCCGCCGAATCGCGCCTCGAGACCATCGCGGATCTGGTCGACGACGACGCGCGGACGCCGCTGAACGTCGCCCGCGGCTACCTCGAACTCGCCGCCGAAACCGGCGACCGGGAGCACTTCGCGGAGGTCGACGACGCCCAAGAGCGACTCCGCGAACACCTCGACCGGCTGGTCGCGATCGCTCGCGAGGACGACGTACTCGTCGACACCGAACCCGTCGCCGTCCACGACGTGGCCCGCCGGGCCTGGGTCGCCGTCGAGACCGGCGACGCGCGGCTCGTGACTCGATCGCCGGAGAATCGCGTCCTCGAGGCCGACAAGACGCGGCTCCGCGAACTGTTCGAGCGGCTGTTCCAGGCCGTCGCCGACGAGACTGACGATGGCGACGACGAAAACGGGGCAGCGAGCACCGGTGCAGGCGACGCGACGGCAGTCGTCACCGTCGGCGCGACCGACGACGGCTTCTACGTCGCCCGCCGCGCCGCCGAAACCGACGCCGAAGTAGTCGACGGCGGACTCGAGACGGACCCCGTCCCCGGCCGGCTGGCCGCGGCCGACGGCACCGGCTTCGGGCTCGGTACGGTCGAGCGCATCGCCGACGCCCACGGCTGGAACGTTGGTGTCGCCGAGGACGAGAGTCGAATCGCGTTCGCGTTTCGGGGCGTCGACGCTCGGGACGGTGAGTAA